One window of Nymphaea colorata isolate Beijing-Zhang1983 chromosome 11, ASM883128v2, whole genome shotgun sequence genomic DNA carries:
- the LOC116264950 gene encoding mediator of RNA polymerase II transcription subunit 22a-like, with protein sequence MNKGSGVGLGGIGGGVLAAGPTQAAAVAAAQKQKNLLQRLEGDIANIVDNFSVLVNVARVNDPPYRNSQEAFQMEVRAARVVQAADSLLKLISELKQTAIFSGFASLSDHVKQRKLELGQQSEQTERLLATISEQMVASLKEIESHYYSSVVRTDQT encoded by the exons ATGAACAAGGGAAGCGGAGTGGGTCTTGGAGGCATTGGTGGTGGTGTTCTTGCTGCAGGCCCTACACAAGCAGCTGCTGTAGCAGCAgctcaaaagcaaaaaaatctgCTTCAGCGTTTGGAAGGAGACATTGCTAATATTGTTGACAATTTCAGTGTTTTGGTTAATGTGGCTCGG GTCAATGACCCACCCTACCGAAATTCTCAGGAAGCATTCCAGATGGAGGTCCGTGCAGCTAGAGTG GTCCAAGCAGCTGATTCACTGCTCAAATTGATTTCAGAACTAAAGCAGACGGCAATTTTCTCAGGCTTTGCATCTTTAAGTGACCATGTCAAGCAACGGAAGCTTGAATTAGGCCAACAATCTGAACAAACTGAGCGTCTGTTGGCAACGATTAGTGAGCAAATGGTTGCAAGTTTGAaagaaattgaatctcattATTATTCTTCTGTTGTAAGGACAGATCAGACTTGA
- the LOC116264436 gene encoding pectinesterase-like has translation MNSFKDKINSFKGYDRVTAEQERLQYRKKARKRFAIIAISSLLLIIIIVAAVVGTAASRKKDSSSSTSSNMMSQTDAIKAVCSVTQDPSTCFTSLSLAADPGTVDPKQLFQLSMKIALRELSNVSALPGLLAAKENNTMIKKVLEDCQETIDTAIDLLNSSITATQKNAGGDIPSQDKVDDLKTWLSSVLTNMETCLDGFDELTSASKEKEMMQLALRNSTLLTSNSLAIANKIITILQHFNIPLHRRLLGFPSKPSSDGATGFPAWVSSKDRKLLQDNSSTISFDIVVAQDGTGNERSIAEAINKVPLQSTKRFVIRVKAGKYIENVVIDKKRQNVMLIGDGMGATIISGSLSFGGGSTTFRSATFAVTGSGFMAKDIGFENTAGPEKHQAVAVRVGSDHAVFYNCRFDGYQDTLYAHSNRQFYRGCTISGTIDFIFGNAAVVFQSCNILVRQPMTNQQNTVTAQGRTDCGQNTGISVLGCQIAADKTVTAPTYLGRPWKPCAVTVIMKTEIGGLVSPAGWLEWVPKTPPAATIFYGEYQNTGAGAGIGQRVNWTGYYPAIDDAMAEKYTVGSFIQGGEWLSDTGVQFTLGL, from the exons ATGAATTCTTTCAAGGACAAGATCAACTCCTTCAAAGGCTACGACAGGGTGACCGCCGAGCAGGAGAGGCTCCAATACCGAAAAAAGGCCAGGAAACGGTTCGCCATCATCGCTATCTCCTCCCTtctcctcatcatcatcatcgtcgcTGCCGTCGTCGGCACCGCCGCCTCCAGGAAGAAGGATTCCTCCTCATCGACCAGCAGCAACATGATGAGCCAGACCGACGCCATCAAGGCCGTCTGCTCCGTCACCCAGGACCCCTCTACCTGCTTCACCAGCCTCTCCCTCGCCGCCGATCCGGGAACCGTAGATCCGAAGCAGCTCTTCCAGCTCTCCATGAAGATCGCCCTCCGGGAGCTCTCCAACGTCTCCGCCCTTCCCGGACTGCTAGCCGCCAAGGAAAACAACACGATGATCAAGAAGGTGCTGGAGGACTGCCAGGAGACGATCGACACCGCCATTGATCTGCTCAACAGCTCCATCACGGCCACCCAAAAG AATGCAGGTGGGGACATCCCGTCGCAGGACAAAGTCGATGACCTCAAGACTTGGCTCAGCTCAGTGCTGACCAACATGGAGACGTGCTTGGATGGGTTCGACGAACTCACCAGCGCgtccaaggaaaaggaaatgatgcAGTTGGCGTTGCGGAACTCGACGCTCCTGACCAGCAACAGCCTCGCCATTGCCAACAAAATCATCACAATCCTGCAGCACTTCAACATTCCACTCCACCGCCGGCTTCTCGGCTTTCCCAGTAAGCCATCATCGGACGGGGCAACCGGATTTCCAGCATGGGTGTCGTCAAAGGACCGGAAGCTGCTACAGGACAACTCCTCCACTATTAGTTTTGATATTGTGGTCGCTCAGGACGGGACTGGGAACGAGAGGTCGATCGCTGAGGCCATCAACAAGGTGCCTTTGCAAAGCACCAAGAGGTTCGTCATACGTGTGAAAGCTGGAAAGTACATCGAGAACGTCGTGATTGACAAGAAAAGGCAGAACGTCATGCTCATCGGAGACGGCATGGGCGCCACCATCATCTCCGGCAGTCTCAGCTTCGGGGGCGGGAGTACGACATTCAGAAGTGCAACCTTCG CGGTCACGGGGAGCGGGTTCATGGCCAAAGACATTGGGTTCGAAAACACGGCGGGTCCAGAAAAACACCAGGCGGTGGCGGTCCGCGTAGGGTCGGACCATGCGGTGTTCTACAATTGCAGATTCGACGGCTACCAAGACACTCTTTACGCACACTCGAACCGACAGTTCTACAGGGGATGCACCATCTCCGGCACCATTGACTTCATCTTTGGGAACGCGGCCGTCGTATTCCAGAGCTGCAATATCCTGGTGAGGCAGCCCATGACCAACCAGCAGAACACGGTGACGGCTCAAGGGAGGACCGATTGCGGCCAGAACACCGGAATATCGGTGCTCGGGTGCCAGATCGCGGCGGATAAGACTGTCACGGCACCCACATATCTGGGGAGGCCATGGAAGCCATGTGCGGTGACTGTGATCATGAAGACAGAGATTGGAGGGCTTGTAAGCCCGGCTGGGTGGTTGGAGTGGGTGCCAAAGACGCCGCCGGCGGCTACCATATTCTACGGAGAATATCAAAACACGGGGGCAGGGGCGGGAATAGGGCAGAGGGTGAATTGGACAGGGTACTACCCAGCTATCGACGACGCCATGGCAGAGAAGTACACGGTGGGTTCCTTCATCCAAGGTGGAGAGTGGCTGTCCGACACTGGAGTTCAGTTCACGTTGGGCTTGTGA
- the LOC116263945 gene encoding uncharacterized protein LOC116263945, with the protein MFGRGNRRAEQAMASWFPGWGPTRSPPQPTMTTQGPVTTQPPSQQKPSAAAAPAPATQTQVPSSRTPASRPPPPSQPPAPPAGLKLPSPTAPTFQDPQTTRSVARQPQPRRQTPHMPTPPPQPMKVPSKTEPQLQPASQGQPSRAVDQKSNSQPPLSAAPATIPLDPNRQPASTVPSTLQTAAKPQKPQLASSSKAPATSPLDSKPQPASKTPLAKAAETEPILKPTQPQQTMTPSDRQVAAAAPPQSQSTSKGTSVLPPTTSGRLHPTATPIHSHGQTFGKPLTQIQDVGQEPSVSSKPEESNHIEEPEPIPKSSDVPRSETKVEILTFTPEVDALTTDDKAEGKEEAEKWENPSMKSPDSVHDPATLSAHRSSDVKTAVQREKEKETATIDKKATPPPPPPPPLRHVSLGSSDARGQETKTLVQVRQKDKHLESEVYQQEKARQGDQGLRRNIKEGISRLHDKLSDAQKPHLQEDPDVRVITLAGENKGAIMDISHGIKRKDGTLHIFRDYKVNREEKSEQSSDEEEREKNFHETGKPFMAYINNSAQSINNSIMYHSSCNNNNPGVHLSVTNNTTEPARQQSRIVPVEIPNTRPRKLLVEPTVRRRCLRSLFLESSDSDPENPEKPRRHGCRYGCPVPKKETSAAAGASHVANGHK; encoded by the coding sequence ATGTTCGGCCGTGGAAACCGTCGCGCTGAGCAAGCAATGGCTTCTTGGTTCCCGGGCTGGGGGCCGACCCGCTCACCTCCACAACCAACGATGACTACCCAAGGGCCAGTGACAACTCAGCCACCATCTCAACAGAAGCCTTCAGCTGCAGCTGCACCCGCCCCTGCAACTCAGACTCAGGTGCCAAGTTCACGAACCCCAGCTTCTCGGCCACCTCCTCCGTCCCAACCCCCTGCACCGCCCGCTGGTCTGAAGCTACCCTCCCCCACCGCACCAACCTTTCAAGACCCACAAACCACTAGGTCGGTTGCCCGACAACCTCAACCCCGGCGCCAGACCCCACATATGCCTACCCCTCCACCCCAGCCAATGAAGGTTCCGTCCAAGACAGAGCCGCAACTTCAACCGGCATCACAGGGTCAACCTTCAAGGGCAGTAGACCAAAAATCTAATTCCCAGCCACCTCTTTCCGCCGCTCCAGCTACCATCCCACTTGATCCTAATCGCCAACCGGCTTCAACGGTTCCTTCCACGCTACAAACCGCAGCCAAACCCCAGAAACCCCAGCTTGCTTCCTCTTCTAAGGCTCCTGCAACATCACCGCTCGACTCTAAGCCCCAACCCGCTTCGAAGACTCCTTTGGCAAAGGCAGCAGAGACAGAACCTATCCTCAAACCGACACAACCTCAACAGACTATGACGCCCTCCGATCGACAGGTAGCAGCAGCGGCACCCCCCCAGTCCCAGTCCACCTCAAAAGGAACCAGTGTGTTGCCGCCAACTACATCCGGCCGGCTTCATCCAACCGCTACTCCAATTCATTCCCATGGCCAGACATTTGGAAAACCTCTAACCCAGATCCAAGACGTTGGACAAGAACCATCAGTCTCATCGAAGCCTGAAGAATCGAATCACATTGAGGAACCTGAGCCCATACCAAAATCATCAGACGTTCCCAGGAGCGAAACCAAAGTTGAAATCCTTACCTTCACTCCTGAAGTAGATGCACTTACAACAGATGACAAAGCCGAGGGCAAAGAAGAGGCAGAGAAGTGGGAAAATCCAAGTATGAAATCTCCCGACAGTGTACATGACCCTGCAACCCTGTCTGCCCACCGATCGTCAGACGTAAAGACTGCAGTTcagcgagagaaagagaaagaaaccgCCACGATCGACAAAAAGGCAActccgccgccgccaccgccaccaccacttAGACATGTTTCTCTAGGTTCAAGTGACGCAAGAGGGCAAGAAACCAAAACCTTGGTCCAGGTTCGGCAAAAAGATAAACACTTGGAAAGTGAGGTTTATCAACAGGAGAAGGCGCGTCAAGGCGATCAAGGTCTCCGCCGAAATATCAAGGAAGGCATTTCGCGGCTGCACGACAAGCTGAGTGATGCGCAAAAACCGCACCTTCAAGAAGATCCGGATGTCAGGGTCATTACACTTGCCGGTGAAAATAAAGGGGCAATCATGGACATATCGCAtggaatcaaaagaaaagacGGCACCCTGCACATCTTTCGAGACTATAAGGTCAACCGTGAGGAAAAGTCTGAGCAATCAAGCGATGAAgaggaaagggaaaagaattTCCATGAAACGGGGAAGCCTTTCATGGCATACATCAACAACAGCGCTCAGAGCATCAATAATTCCATCATGTACCATAGTTCCTGCAACAATAACAACCCAGGTGTCCACTTGAGTGTTACCAACAACACCACTGAACCCGCCAGGCAACAGAGCAGAATTGTCCCAGTTGAGATTCCCAATACTCGGCCAAGGAAACTCTTAGTCGAGCCCACAGTGCGAAGAAGGTGTCTTCGTTCCCTCTTCCTTGAATCCAGCGACTCTGATCCGGAAAACCCCGAGAAACCTCGTCGTCATGGCTGCAGATACGGGTGTCCAGTCCCCAAAAAGGAAACCTCTGCCGCTGCTGGAGCCAGTCACGTTGCCAACGGCCACAAGTGA